From one Lycium ferocissimum isolate CSIRO_LF1 chromosome 5, AGI_CSIRO_Lferr_CH_V1, whole genome shotgun sequence genomic stretch:
- the LOC132055997 gene encoding zinc finger BED domain-containing protein DAYSLEEPER-like codes for MSEMATYMLRKFEKYWRSYSVILSMAIVLDPRYKLKFVKFCFTKLNSDTADAKLKVIEDNLQLLFKEYLIPSTKTSLSEEHACGSGSGSNEMRDALEEFDMFESQLESNTGKTQLDLYLEEASLDRKTNPNLDVLGFWKDNRLRYPELSLMTRDVFSVPITTVASESAFSIGGRIIGKFRSSILPANAEAQLCTRDWICGQEDLDGSGSDFDEDEIVVDLEPYLEKLRGKNTLTC; via the exons ATGAGTGAGATGGCCACTTATATGTTAAGGAAGTTCGAGAAATATTGGAGGTCATATAGTGTCATTTTATCTATGGCTATTGTTCTTGACCCTCGATATAAATTGAAGTTTGTTAAGTTTTGCTTTACAAAGTTAAATTCTGATACTGCTGATGCAAAACTGAAGGTTATTGAAGATAATTTACAGTtgttattcaaagagtacttgATACCTTCAACTAAAACCTCGTTATCAGAGGAACATGCTTGTGGTAGTGGTAGTGGTAGCAATGAAATGAGGGATGCACTTGAGGAGTTTGATATGTTTGAAAGTCAGTTAGAGTCAAATACAGGTAAAACACAACTAGACTTGTATTTGGAGGAAGCTAGCCTTGACCGTAAAACAAATCCGAATCTAGATGTACTTGGCTTTTGGAAGGATAACAGACTAAGGTATCCCGAACTCTCATTAATGACACGGGATGTCTTTAGTGTGCCTATCACCACAGTAGCCTCTGAATCTGCATTTAGCATTGGAGGTCGTATCATTGGAAAGTTTCGAAGTTCTATTCTTCCTGCAAATGCTGAGGCGCAACTATGTACTCGGGATTGGATTTGTGGACAAGAAG aTCTTGATGGATCTGGATCTGATTTTGATGAAGATGAGATTGTTGTTGACCTTGAACCTTATCTTGAAAAGCTTAGAGGTAAGAATACCCTCACCTGTTGA